One segment of Halococcus salsus DNA contains the following:
- a CDS encoding class II fumarate hydratase has translation MSNEDYRTESDSLGEMAVPADAYWGAQTQRAVENFPISGFTFSRRFISALGVVKKAAAQANGELGLVEAETAEAIADAADEVIAGEHDGQFPVDVFQTGSGTSTNMNANEVIANRASEIVGDEVGSQAVHPNDDVNFGQSSNDVIPTAMHIATLEAIERDLVPALETLRASLGEREAEFDTVVKTGRTHLQDATPVRLGQEFGGYRSQIDKGISRVSRTTRNLSELALGGTAVGTGLNTHPDFPELAAEYISNETGLPFEEAVDHFEAQAAHDAMAEAHGALRTVSGSLNKIANDLRLLASGPRNGLGEIDQPENQPGSSIMPGKINPVVAESVNQVHAQVVGNDATVSTGAAGGQIDLNLYKPVIAYNTLESISLLANASETFAEKFVDKLDANRERCETQVEQSMALATALNAHIGYDDASKVAKQALAEDKTIREVVVGEGYLDEDEADEVLDAHAMTERGIPGREE, from the coding sequence ATGAGCAACGAGGACTATCGCACCGAATCGGACAGCCTCGGCGAGATGGCGGTCCCGGCCGACGCCTACTGGGGCGCACAGACCCAGCGCGCGGTCGAGAACTTCCCGATCTCCGGGTTCACCTTCAGCCGACGGTTCATCAGCGCGCTCGGCGTCGTGAAGAAGGCCGCCGCGCAGGCCAACGGCGAACTCGGGCTGGTCGAGGCGGAGACCGCCGAGGCGATCGCCGACGCCGCCGACGAGGTCATCGCGGGCGAGCACGACGGCCAGTTCCCGGTCGACGTCTTCCAGACCGGCTCCGGGACCTCGACCAACATGAACGCCAACGAGGTCATCGCGAACCGCGCGAGCGAGATCGTCGGCGACGAGGTCGGATCTCAGGCTGTCCACCCCAACGACGACGTCAACTTCGGCCAGTCCTCGAACGACGTGATCCCCACGGCGATGCACATCGCCACGCTCGAAGCCATCGAACGGGATCTGGTCCCGGCGCTCGAAACCCTCCGGGCCTCGCTCGGCGAGCGCGAGGCGGAGTTCGACACGGTCGTGAAGACGGGTCGAACCCACCTCCAGGACGCCACTCCCGTCCGACTGGGCCAGGAGTTCGGCGGCTACCGCAGCCAGATCGACAAGGGCATCTCGCGGGTGAGCCGCACCACGCGGAACCTCTCGGAGCTCGCGCTCGGCGGGACCGCCGTCGGCACGGGCCTCAACACCCACCCCGACTTCCCCGAACTCGCGGCCGAGTACATCTCGAACGAAACGGGACTCCCCTTCGAGGAGGCCGTCGACCACTTCGAGGCCCAGGCCGCCCACGACGCGATGGCCGAGGCCCACGGCGCGCTCAGGACGGTCTCGGGTTCGCTGAACAAGATCGCGAACGACCTCCGGCTGCTCGCCTCGGGGCCTCGCAACGGCCTCGGCGAGATCGACCAGCCCGAGAACCAACCGGGGTCGTCGATCATGCCCGGCAAGATCAACCCCGTCGTCGCCGAGTCGGTGAACCAGGTCCACGCCCAGGTCGTCGGCAACGATGCCACGGTCTCGACCGGCGCGGCGGGCGGCCAGATCGACTTGAACCTCTACAAACCCGTCATCGCCTACAACACCCTCGAATCCATCTCGCTGCTCGCCAACGCAAGCGAGACGTTCGCGGAGAAGTTCGTCGACAAACTCGACGCCAACCGCGAGCGGTGTGAAACCCAGGTCGAACAGAGCATGGCGCTCGCCACGGCGCTCAACGCCCACATCGGCTACGACGACGCGAGCAAGGTGGCGAAACAGGCGCTCGCCGAGGACAAGACCATCCGCGAGGTCGTCGTCGGCGAGGGCTACCTCGACGAGGACGAGGCCGACGAGGTGCTCGACGCCCACGCGATGACCGAGCGCGGGATCCCCGGTCGCGAGGAGTAA
- a CDS encoding TatD family hydrolase: MNPDTPILDNHLHLDPDHGQGLDAVADFANVGGTHLLVVNKPSWTLGVEVEDADDFRAAFETTIEVVEEATEVLDGRAWPVLGVHPGLVTHLTDRGFSPEAAGELMQAGLDVAAEYVSSGAALALKSGRPHYEVSDEVWDASNAVLRHALALGADHECAVQLHTEATDDLTEVAEWAEERGLPAHRVVKHYADGRLAGPMPSVMSEKDRLETAAEAGAPFLMETDFIDDPDRPGAVLGPKTVPRRVRWLLENGHDEAVRRAHVETPAQVYGIDTGSG, from the coding sequence ATGAATCCCGATACCCCGATCCTCGACAACCACCTCCACCTCGACCCCGACCACGGGCAGGGTCTCGACGCGGTGGCGGACTTCGCGAACGTCGGTGGCACCCACCTCCTCGTGGTCAACAAACCCTCGTGGACGCTCGGTGTCGAGGTCGAGGATGCCGACGATTTTCGAGCGGCGTTCGAGACCACCATCGAGGTGGTCGAGGAGGCCACCGAGGTTCTCGACGGACGCGCGTGGCCCGTCCTGGGTGTGCATCCGGGGCTCGTGACCCACCTCACGGACCGCGGCTTCTCCCCGGAAGCGGCGGGCGAGCTGATGCAGGCCGGCCTCGATGTCGCCGCCGAGTACGTTTCATCTGGGGCGGCGCTCGCACTGAAGTCCGGCCGGCCCCACTACGAGGTCAGCGATGAGGTCTGGGACGCCTCGAACGCAGTGCTCCGGCACGCGCTCGCGCTCGGGGCGGACCACGAGTGTGCGGTCCAGCTCCACACCGAGGCCACCGACGATCTCACCGAGGTCGCCGAGTGGGCCGAGGAGCGCGGGCTGCCGGCGCATCGCGTGGTGAAACACTACGCGGACGGGCGACTCGCCGGCCCGATGCCGAGCGTGATGAGCGAGAAGGACCGGTTGGAGACCGCGGCCGAGGCGGGCGCACCGTTCCTGATGGAGACGGACTTCATCGACGACCCCGACCGGCCGGGAGCGGTTCTGGGGCCGAAGACGGTGCCGCGACGGGTGCGATGGCTGCTCGAAAACGGCCACGACGAGGCCGTGCGACGTGCCCACGTCGAGACGCCGGCACAGGTGTACGGCATTGACACGGGCTCGGGCTAA
- a CDS encoding Kelch repeat-containing protein codes for MNDDQPPQWSRRTALRALTIGSLAAAAGCQFGTNDDGSGNGTNTTRSAPTGTQSERTDAGGTTAVQEQTIISGSPAATAGRRAATTDGRPSSTTGSATTAPRTASSTSSAPRTETSSTTTGTPTATATESATGTETATTAETATATETATAEPTATETATSAPEPSDGSSGEWREQAPLPVVGSDAGGGVLDGKLHFFGGIETAVELNATAHAFVYDPAAGSEGAWERLPDLPRALWGLCGVATDDAVYSFGGAPDNSPYSSGSPSDAIFRYRPDEGWTDLTESAGVRCPYPNWVMGGLYNPQDGLIYCVGGGTGDHDADTASDHGLDGEGVPGTYDERRLWTFDPEVERVADPDLARMPEAKRWPTVALFEVDGTQYLHAIGGLRGTTGPTDSNFRYDIAAGEWESATPTPMAGTYATHSNPVIDGRAYLTHGMFWQGESTIDRYKPIAHRYDPASDTFETDLPEPTHLRGGAVSGVIDGTLYVVGGHLKRFGEDDLHDCVAHNEAYTPARE; via the coding sequence ATGAACGACGACCAACCCCCGCAGTGGTCCCGCCGAACCGCCCTCCGAGCCCTCACCATCGGGAGCCTCGCTGCAGCCGCCGGCTGTCAGTTCGGGACCAACGACGACGGCTCCGGGAACGGAACGAACACGACTCGCTCGGCACCGACGGGGACACAGTCCGAGCGCACCGACGCGGGCGGGACGACGGCCGTCCAGGAACAGACCATCATCTCCGGGTCGCCGGCGGCGACGGCCGGCCGACGAGCCGCCACGACCGACGGGCGACCGTCGTCCACCACCGGGTCGGCGACGACCGCTCCGCGAACCGCGTCGTCCACGTCGTCCGCGCCGCGGACCGAAACTTCGTCGACGACCACCGGGACCCCGACCGCGACGGCCACCGAAAGTGCAACGGGGACCGAAACCGCGACGACTGCCGAGACTGCGACGGCTACCGAGACCGCGACCGCCGAACCGACCGCCACCGAGACCGCGACGTCGGCCCCGGAACCCTCTGACGGTTCGTCCGGCGAGTGGCGCGAGCAAGCGCCCCTGCCGGTCGTGGGCAGCGACGCGGGTGGCGGCGTGCTCGACGGCAAACTCCACTTCTTTGGGGGGATCGAGACCGCGGTCGAACTCAACGCGACCGCGCACGCGTTCGTCTACGACCCCGCGGCGGGTTCGGAGGGGGCGTGGGAACGCCTGCCCGACCTCCCACGGGCGCTCTGGGGGCTCTGCGGTGTGGCGACCGACGACGCGGTCTACAGCTTCGGCGGCGCGCCCGACAACAGCCCCTACAGTTCGGGTTCGCCGAGCGACGCTATCTTCCGTTATCGACCGGATGAGGGCTGGACGGATCTCACCGAGTCGGCGGGCGTGCGGTGTCCCTACCCCAACTGGGTGATGGGCGGGCTCTACAACCCCCAGGATGGGCTCATCTACTGCGTGGGCGGCGGCACCGGCGACCACGACGCCGACACCGCCTCCGACCACGGTCTCGACGGCGAGGGGGTCCCCGGCACCTACGACGAGCGCCGTCTCTGGACGTTCGACCCCGAAGTCGAGCGGGTGGCCGACCCCGACCTCGCCCGGATGCCCGAGGCCAAACGCTGGCCGACGGTCGCGCTGTTCGAGGTCGATGGGACCCAGTACCTCCACGCCATCGGCGGTCTCCGCGGAACCACCGGCCCAACGGACTCGAACTTCCGCTACGACATCGCGGCGGGCGAGTGGGAGTCCGCGACCCCGACGCCGATGGCGGGCACCTACGCGACCCACTCGAACCCCGTGATCGACGGTCGGGCGTACCTCACCCACGGGATGTTCTGGCAGGGCGAGTCGACCATCGACCGCTACAAACCCATCGCCCACCGCTACGACCCCGCGAGCGACACGTTCGAGACCGACCTCCCGGAGCCGACCCACCTCCGCGGCGGGGCGGTCTCGGGCGTGATCGACGGGACGCTCTACGTCGTCGGCGGCCACCTCAAGCGCTTCGGCGAGGACGACCTCCACGACTGCGTGGCGCACAACGAGGCCTACACGCCGGCGCGCGAGTGA
- a CDS encoding DUF2150 family protein: MSEPPVAYYTDERWQNWLDRLREAELDPEDEDAARLLWNLQEDAAIAVTKVIADYDDGELDDEAAIAELADIREIVLSEVEIEDEETLLLVDGVQTSLVCVFYAAELYVAEGVDENPIDERLSAASAAEEREAFDDALEHCAQAGTRIIDGAALEPETVEEIGYGPVAEWLNGLGSLESAFADPEFIEEDEEAA; the protein is encoded by the coding sequence ATGAGCGAACCCCCAGTGGCGTACTACACCGACGAACGCTGGCAGAACTGGCTCGACCGCCTGCGCGAGGCCGAGCTCGACCCCGAGGACGAGGACGCCGCGCGCCTGCTCTGGAACCTCCAGGAGGACGCCGCGATCGCGGTCACGAAGGTCATCGCCGACTACGACGACGGCGAACTCGACGACGAGGCCGCGATCGCCGAGCTCGCCGACATCCGGGAGATCGTGCTCTCGGAGGTCGAGATCGAGGACGAGGAGACGCTCCTGCTGGTCGACGGGGTCCAGACCTCCCTCGTCTGCGTGTTCTACGCCGCCGAACTCTACGTCGCCGAGGGGGTCGACGAGAACCCGATCGACGAACGGCTCAGCGCCGCGAGCGCCGCCGAGGAGCGCGAGGCGTTCGACGACGCGCTCGAACACTGTGCGCAGGCGGGAACCCGGATCATCGACGGCGCGGCGCTCGAACCCGAGACGGTCGAGGAGATCGGCTACGGGCCGGTCGCCGAGTGGCTCAACGGCCTCGGCAGCCTCGAAAGCGCCTTCGCCGACCCCGAGTTCATCGAGGAAGACGAAGAGGCCGCGTAG
- a CDS encoding BolA family protein, producing MDTSEVERLIEEGIEDAEATVRGARAVEDDHLAATVVSPAFEGETLVAQHQMVYDALGEHMTTDIHALEIQTYTPEEYDE from the coding sequence ATGGACACGTCCGAAGTCGAGCGACTCATCGAGGAGGGTATCGAGGACGCGGAGGCCACCGTTCGGGGCGCGCGTGCGGTCGAGGACGACCACCTCGCGGCGACGGTTGTCTCGCCCGCCTTCGAGGGCGAGACGCTCGTCGCCCAGCATCAGATGGTCTACGACGCGCTCGGCGAGCACATGACCACCGACATCCACGCGCTCGAGATCCAGACCTACACGCCCGAGGAGTACGACGAGTAG
- a CDS encoding NAD(P)/FAD-dependent oxidoreductase, producing the protein MTEVAIVGAGAAGAAAAYALDEAATVTVFEKSTGVCGRAATRHEADCHYDYGANYFKDEDPAVTEIVTEVLDADGLVDIEDPVWTFDGEGTISEGRDSDERKWAYREGIDRLAARLFDETDATVEFRTRIETIAREGEHWRLTDTDDEDLGTFDAVLLTPPAPQTATLLREAEWDASLRTELAEAIGRVPDRTTLTAVLHYPFEVDPPYYALVNTEGEHDIGWLSREECKPGHVPDGESLLIVQMAPGWSTERYAESTEQIADAAADATADLLDDDRLAEPDWVDSQGWRLAQPDDGVDEDVLDRAADHDLFFAGDWVAGEGRVHLALRSGLDTGERMAARLGA; encoded by the coding sequence ATGACCGAGGTCGCGATAGTGGGCGCGGGCGCGGCGGGTGCGGCGGCGGCGTACGCACTCGACGAGGCGGCGACCGTCACGGTCTTCGAGAAGAGTACTGGTGTGTGTGGGCGGGCCGCGACACGCCACGAGGCCGACTGTCACTACGACTACGGCGCGAACTACTTCAAGGACGAGGACCCGGCCGTGACGGAGATCGTCACCGAGGTACTGGATGCCGACGGGCTCGTCGACATCGAGGACCCGGTCTGGACGTTCGATGGAGAGGGAACCATCAGCGAGGGCCGGGACTCGGACGAGCGGAAGTGGGCCTACCGCGAGGGGATCGACCGGCTCGCGGCCCGACTGTTCGACGAAACGGACGCGACCGTCGAGTTCCGAACCAGAATCGAGACCATCGCGCGCGAGGGCGAACACTGGCGACTCACGGACACCGACGACGAGGACCTGGGGACCTTCGACGCCGTCCTCCTCACCCCGCCCGCCCCGCAGACCGCGACCCTCCTTCGCGAGGCCGAGTGGGACGCGAGCCTCCGGACGGAGCTCGCCGAGGCCATCGGGCGGGTTCCCGATCGAACCACCCTCACGGCCGTGTTGCACTACCCCTTCGAGGTCGATCCGCCGTACTACGCGCTGGTGAACACCGAGGGCGAGCACGACATCGGCTGGCTCTCGCGTGAGGAGTGCAAGCCGGGCCACGTCCCGGACGGCGAGTCGTTGCTGATCGTCCAGATGGCCCCCGGTTGGTCGACCGAGCGCTACGCCGAGTCCACCGAACAGATCGCGGACGCGGCGGCCGACGCCACCGCCGACCTGCTCGACGACGACCGGCTCGCGGAGCCCGACTGGGTGGATTCGCAGGGCTGGCGGCTCGCCCAACCGGACGACGGCGTGGACGAGGACGTCCTCGACCGAGCAGCGGACCACGACCTCTTCTTCGCGGGCGACTGGGTGGCCGGCGAGGGACGGGTCCACCTCGCACTTCGGAGCGGGCTCGATACGGGCGAACGGATGGCGGCCCGGTTGGGCGCGTGA
- the surE gene encoding 5'/3'-nucleotidase SurE, which yields MDVLLTNDDGIESTGIRVLADALTEIADVTVVAPAEDQSAVGRTLSQQVTVTEHDLGYAVEGTPADCVVCGLGTLCPDVDLVVSGCNQGANLGEYVLGRSGTISAAVEATFFETPAIAVSLYIPGQDLDFHEYAARESEYAEAVRATAHLVDGALDSGVFEEADYLNVNAPIPERCDDSPPSMTVTHPSDVYEMGAEHEDDAIVFRDRIWGLMADGDIPDPEGSDRRAIVEGRVSVSPLTAPHTTHRHDALDSLAGTYGDARE from the coding sequence ATGGACGTGCTCCTGACGAACGACGACGGCATCGAGAGCACGGGGATCCGGGTGCTCGCCGACGCGCTCACCGAGATCGCCGACGTCACGGTGGTCGCGCCCGCGGAGGACCAGAGCGCCGTCGGCCGAACCCTCTCCCAGCAGGTCACCGTCACGGAACACGACCTCGGCTACGCCGTCGAGGGCACCCCCGCCGACTGCGTGGTCTGCGGACTCGGCACCCTCTGTCCGGACGTTGACCTCGTGGTCTCGGGCTGTAATCAGGGCGCGAACCTCGGCGAGTACGTCCTCGGGCGGTCGGGGACGATCAGCGCCGCCGTCGAGGCGACCTTCTTCGAGACGCCCGCGATCGCGGTCTCGCTCTACATCCCTGGACAGGACCTCGACTTCCACGAGTACGCCGCCCGCGAGAGCGAGTACGCGGAGGCCGTCCGCGCCACGGCCCACCTCGTCGACGGCGCGCTCGATTCCGGGGTCTTCGAGGAGGCCGACTACCTCAACGTCAACGCGCCGATCCCCGAGCGATGCGACGACAGCCCACCGTCGATGACCGTGACCCATCCCTCCGACGTCTACGAGATGGGGGCCGAACACGAGGACGACGCGATCGTCTTCAGGGACCGGATCTGGGGCCTGATGGCCGACGGCGACATCCCCGACCCGGAGGGTAGCGACCGTCGAGCGATCGTGGAGGGCCGGGTCAGCGTCTCGCCGCTGACCGCGCCGCACACCACCCACCGTCACGACGCGCTCGACTCGCTCGCCGGGACCTACGGCGACGCCCGCGAGTAG
- a CDS encoding SDR family NAD(P)-dependent oxidoreductase, whose protein sequence is MNTDPERVALVTGATSGIGRAVARRLGSMGWRVAVTGRDAERGRRTVEEVEEVGGEGAFFRADLAETETVAALADAVRDRYDRLDVLVNNAACSPGERRLTDDGHERSFAVNHLAPYRLTHDLLPLLAASAPARVVTTASTLHRRGEIDFDDLRLDSGYDALDAYARSKLANVLFTTELAARLGKGVTASAVHPGFVPGSGLYRDASLRVRTGTRLAARLPRVGTSVEDGADGLVYAAVAPAAATRSGAYYEGTRPTEPDPRANDERLRERLWTQSAAMVGVDPDWP, encoded by the coding sequence ATGAACACGGATCCGGAACGGGTGGCGCTCGTCACCGGCGCGACCAGCGGTATCGGGCGGGCGGTGGCGCGTCGACTCGGGAGCATGGGCTGGCGCGTCGCGGTGACGGGTCGCGACGCCGAACGCGGCCGACGCACCGTCGAGGAGGTCGAAGAGGTGGGTGGCGAGGGCGCGTTCTTCCGGGCGGACCTCGCCGAAACCGAGACCGTGGCGGCGCTCGCCGACGCCGTGCGCGATCGCTACGACCGGCTCGACGTGCTGGTGAACAACGCGGCGTGCTCGCCGGGCGAGCGCCGGCTCACCGACGACGGTCACGAGCGCTCGTTCGCGGTCAACCACCTCGCGCCGTACCGGCTGACCCACGACTTGCTTCCCCTACTCGCCGCGAGCGCGCCCGCGCGGGTGGTCACGACCGCCTCGACCCTGCATCGCCGCGGGGAGATCGACTTCGACGACCTCCGGCTGGATTCGGGCTACGACGCGCTCGACGCCTACGCCCGCTCGAAGCTCGCGAACGTGCTCTTCACGACCGAACTCGCCGCACGACTCGGCAAGGGCGTGACCGCGAGCGCCGTACACCCCGGATTCGTCCCCGGAAGCGGGCTCTACCGCGACGCCTCGCTCCGGGTTCGGACCGGCACCCGTCTCGCGGCCCGCCTTCCCAGGGTCGGTACCTCGGTCGAGGACGGGGCCGACGGGCTGGTCTACGCCGCCGTCGCGCCCGCCGCCGCGACCCGTTCAGGGGCCTACTACGAGGGCACCCGACCCACCGAGCCGGACCCGCGCGCCAACGACGAACGGCTCCGCGAGCGCCTCTGGACCCAGAGCGCCGCGATGGTCGGCGTCGACCCCGACTGGCCCTGA
- a CDS encoding threonine synthase has translation METTAAFTGLVCTDCGQDLDAATATHGCPDCGGILNPTYDLDVVDLSRADLESRPFDGMWRYEDLLPFPRDAAVTMDEGTTPLVECPELADELGVGRVVVKDEGRNPTGSFKDRGHALAVSAAVQHGASDVALASAGNAGQSAAAYAARTGLDSHVFVPSRASFVNKAMINVHGGDMTVVEGRFTDAAAACTDAMADEDWYSTSSFSTPYRHEGKKTMLYEIVEQLDWEVPDSIVYPTGGGVGLVGMHKGAKEFHELGLIDELPAMYAAQSSGCAPIVEAWADGSDRHETWDVPDTICGGIEIPDPGASPLILDALRESDGGAVATPDDEILDSAITVAQHTGLEMGATCAAAASGAWKLAEEGEFGEDDTVVLMNTATGNKEDDILRSHLMGKGL, from the coding sequence ATGGAAACCACGGCGGCGTTCACCGGCCTCGTCTGCACCGACTGCGGACAGGACCTCGACGCGGCGACGGCGACCCACGGCTGTCCCGACTGCGGCGGGATACTGAACCCGACCTACGACCTCGACGTGGTCGATCTCTCGCGCGCGGACCTGGAATCCCGGCCGTTCGACGGCATGTGGCGCTACGAGGACCTCCTGCCGTTCCCTCGGGATGCGGCGGTCACGATGGACGAGGGCACCACCCCGCTGGTCGAGTGTCCCGAACTCGCCGACGAGCTCGGCGTCGGGCGCGTCGTCGTGAAGGACGAGGGTCGGAACCCCACGGGGAGCTTCAAGGACCGCGGCCACGCGCTCGCGGTCTCGGCGGCGGTCCAGCACGGCGCGAGCGACGTCGCGCTCGCCTCCGCCGGCAACGCGGGCCAGTCGGCCGCAGCCTACGCCGCCCGTACGGGGCTCGACTCGCACGTCTTCGTCCCCTCGCGCGCGAGCTTCGTCAACAAGGCGATGATCAACGTCCACGGTGGGGATATGACCGTCGTTGAAGGGCGATTCACCGACGCCGCAGCGGCCTGCACCGACGCGATGGCGGACGAGGACTGGTACTCGACGAGTTCGTTCAGCACACCGTATCGCCACGAGGGCAAGAAGACGATGCTCTACGAGATCGTCGAACAGCTCGACTGGGAGGTCCCCGATAGCATCGTCTACCCGACCGGCGGCGGGGTCGGGCTCGTCGGGATGCACAAAGGGGCCAAAGAGTTCCACGAGTTGGGCCTCATCGACGAGCTGCCCGCGATGTACGCCGCCCAGTCGAGCGGCTGTGCCCCCATCGTCGAGGCGTGGGCGGACGGGTCGGACCGGCACGAGACGTGGGACGTCCCCGACACGATCTGTGGCGGGATCGAGATCCCCGACCCGGGCGCGAGCCCGCTGATCCTCGATGCGCTCCGCGAGTCCGACGGCGGTGCGGTCGCCACGCCGGACGACGAGATCCTCGACAGCGCGATCACGGTGGCCCAGCACACGGGCTTGGAGATGGGCGCGACGTGTGCGGCGGCGGCGAGCGGCGCGTGGAAGCTCGCCGAGGAAGGCGAGTTCGGTGAGGACGACACGGTGGTCCTGATGAATACGGCGACCGGCAACAAGGAGGACGACATCCTCCGGAGCCACCTGATGGGCAAGGGACTGTAG
- a CDS encoding Lrp/AsnC family transcriptional regulator, with translation MSSLADDWRADLDPVDVRLIDEYQSGFPVRERPFRAVGAELGVSEDEALARVTRLREAGIFRRFGAVLNPPVIGSSALAAVQAPTERFDEVAAVVNEYRQVNHNYRRDHDWNLWFVVTAGTRETRDAILAEIEERTGCPVLALPMLTDFYIDLEFPVVNADRFARESAVGQDAVEATRMSESAAGDLSALDAKLLLAIQEGFPLTTTPYRDIATEIDAPVADVLSAIERLLETGCLKRVGCVVNHVATGFDANCMVVWDVPDDELDARGTEVGALPAVTLCYHRPRRPELDWPYNLFTMIHGRDPEAVAEQIDLLEREYLPYDHERLRSTATLKQTGARYDELLGA, from the coding sequence ATGAGTTCGCTGGCGGACGACTGGCGGGCCGACCTCGACCCCGTCGACGTCCGACTGATCGACGAGTACCAGAGCGGCTTCCCGGTTCGCGAACGGCCGTTTCGGGCGGTGGGCGCGGAGCTGGGCGTGAGCGAGGACGAGGCGCTCGCCCGCGTCACGCGTCTGCGCGAGGCGGGCATCTTCCGACGGTTCGGCGCGGTGTTGAACCCCCCCGTGATCGGGTCGTCGGCGCTCGCCGCGGTCCAAGCCCCCACCGAACGATTCGACGAAGTGGCGGCGGTCGTCAACGAGTACCGCCAGGTCAACCACAACTACCGTCGCGACCACGACTGGAATCTCTGGTTCGTCGTCACCGCGGGCACGCGCGAGACCCGCGACGCGATCCTCGCCGAGATCGAGGAGCGAACTGGCTGTCCCGTGCTCGCGCTCCCGATGCTCACGGACTTCTACATCGATCTGGAGTTCCCCGTCGTGAACGCCGACCGCTTCGCCCGCGAGTCGGCCGTCGGACAGGATGCGGTCGAGGCGACCCGGATGAGCGAGTCCGCGGCGGGCGACCTCTCGGCACTCGACGCGAAGCTCCTGCTCGCGATTCAGGAGGGGTTCCCGCTGACGACGACGCCCTACCGCGACATCGCGACCGAGATCGACGCGCCGGTCGCGGACGTGCTCTCGGCGATCGAGCGACTCCTCGAAACGGGCTGTCTCAAGCGGGTTGGCTGCGTGGTGAACCACGTCGCGACGGGGTTCGACGCCAACTGCATGGTCGTCTGGGACGTCCCCGACGACGAACTCGATGCCAGGGGAACGGAGGTCGGCGCGCTCCCCGCGGTGACGCTCTGCTATCACCGGCCGCGCCGCCCGGAGCTCGACTGGCCCTACAACCTCTTCACGATGATCCACGGCCGCGACCCCGAGGCCGTGGCCGAACAGATCGACCTGCTCGAACGGGAATACCTCCCCTACGACCACGAACGCCTTCGCTCGACGGCGACCCTGAAACAGACCGGCGCGCGCTACGACGAACTCCTCGGCGCGTAA
- the fen gene encoding flap endonuclease-1, with translation MGNADLRQLAAIEPVGFSELAGATVAIDAHNWLYRYLTTTVKWTSDSVYTTAAGEEVANLMGVVQGLPKFFEHDITPVFVFDGGVTELKTDEIEQRRAEREQVEERAAEAREAGNAIEAARLESRTQRLTDTIHETTRELLSLLDVPVIEAPAEGEAQAAHMARSNTVDYAGSEDYDTLLFGSPRTLRKLTSSGDPECMDFEATLAEHDLTWEGLVDVGILCGTDFNEGVSGVGPKTAVKLIREHGDLWAALEAEDEYVENADLVRELFLNPDVTDVAFDSDISPDLSAARSYVTDEWEIPEGEVDRGFERIEESVVQSGLDRWT, from the coding sequence ATGGGAAACGCAGACCTCCGCCAGCTCGCCGCCATCGAACCGGTCGGGTTCTCGGAACTCGCCGGCGCGACGGTGGCCATCGACGCCCACAACTGGCTCTATCGCTACCTCACGACCACCGTCAAGTGGACCAGCGACTCGGTCTACACGACCGCTGCGGGCGAGGAGGTCGCGAACCTAATGGGCGTCGTTCAGGGGCTCCCCAAGTTCTTCGAACACGACATCACCCCGGTGTTCGTCTTCGACGGCGGCGTGACGGAGCTCAAGACCGACGAGATCGAACAGCGGCGCGCCGAGCGCGAGCAGGTCGAGGAACGCGCGGCGGAGGCCCGCGAGGCCGGAAACGCCATCGAGGCCGCCCGGCTCGAATCCCGCACCCAGCGCCTCACGGACACGATCCACGAGACCACCCGCGAACTCCTCTCGTTGCTCGACGTGCCAGTGATCGAAGCCCCCGCCGAGGGCGAGGCCCAGGCCGCCCACATGGCCCGCTCCAATACCGTGGACTACGCCGGTAGCGAGGACTACGATACGCTCCTGTTCGGGTCGCCACGAACCCTCCGGAAGCTCACCTCCAGCGGCGACCCCGAGTGCATGGATTTCGAGGCCACGCTCGCCGAGCACGACCTCACGTGGGAGGGCCTCGTGGACGTCGGCATCCTCTGCGGAACCGACTTCAACGAGGGCGTCTCGGGGGTCGGGCCGAAGACCGCCGTCAAGCTGATCCGCGAACACGGCGACCTCTGGGCCGCGCTCGAAGCCGAGGACGAGTACGTCGAGAACGCCGACCTCGTTCGCGAACTCTTCTTGAACCCCGACGTGACCGACGTCGCGTTCGATTCCGACATCTCGCCGGACCTCTCGGCGGCCCGGTCCTACGTCACCGACGAGTGGGAGATCCCCGAGGGCGAGGTCGACCGGGGTTTCGAGCGGATCGAGGAGTCGGTCGTCCAGTCGGGCCTCGACCGCTGGACGTGA